In Pangasianodon hypophthalmus isolate fPanHyp1 chromosome 5, fPanHyp1.pri, whole genome shotgun sequence, the DNA window TGTGCATGTTGTCAAAATGGCCACACACCATCAGAATTCACTTCCTCTTTGACATCTATTGAAGTCTGATTTGTccattttacacattatttcatttttgtagtTCATATCATTGCTCCCATTACATTCTTAAATTTTTGCAACATTGTCTATAGCACCAGCAGGGTCCATTTTATAAAGCATGAAATGTCCCTGCACTTGAGCCGCGCTGAGGTCTGTGTGTGCTGCCAGTGCACGTGCTGCGAATCTTTCCCCCTCAGCTGCAGACTCCAGTGGGTAGAACCTCCGGAACATCTGAGTGAGCTGATAATGTGTACAATATCCAACATACTGCTTCAGATCCACACGATCAGGTCTTATTAGAGCTGGATCATGTCTTTAGTGCATGAAGGAAAGGTAACAAAGCAAACATAGTAGGTCAAGACtaaacaaacagtaaatggtTCATTCACACTGTTAGACTCTAAAAGTGTTAGTGGCATGAATGCCACATACAGTACGATAAGTGTAgctataccacagcactgtaatttaaatcacaggtttatattaatgcactagttctagtatgtttctatagtaataataattatagtaaacaaatctaaaacaaaaaaatgctgttatttaaaaaaaaaagtatactcttttttttaaagctttcctGCTTTCCGCTAAAAGGCATTtatttgtcctgaagactttcttgtggtggaaaacctttacaaagcactgacaatgtagactctttccataaatgttaaataaatatctgcttacagaaaacttcaacatatcaagGAGTTTAggtttttattagttaaataacatgtttcttaatctgtttttttaatagactTTTTTCATGCATTCAACAGAGCTATGGTATAACACTTTGGGgaatgctattataggaaaataattaacttcaacCAAAATGAAAGGAAAGCAATGACAAGTTTCACTGCCTTACACAGAAAAAGCAGTGACATTGGTTCCCTTAACTAACGACATTTGGTAGCAATCGAACAATGAACTAAATGCCATAAGTTATAAAAGTAATTATTGCTTGTATTGATCAATATTTTTAACTAAATAAGCCAAACAAGAAACACCTATTTATTAATCCATGAGTAAAACACATTGACAAAAAACCAAATAATAACTtacatgaataatttaaaacaaatgtttgcTGTTTATAAGTGAGGCTGGGTTCAAATATTTACACCCAGAGACCTATGTTTAGCCGACTATTAACATTTGGtaacatgctgtaatttaattaatgctAATTCATGAGGACTTTTTTGTCATGGATGGAATAAATGCAAGTAAGTGTATTTAGTTATGCAAGTAGGTGTATATAGTTAACATTTGAACTAACGTTACCATTGTTAATATTACTTAATTGTACTGTTAACATTAAGTGTATTTAATGCTTATGTTTATGATTCTGTAAATGTTacctaatgcagtaaataattaCAGTTAAAGGAATCTTAGtgtaaagctttatttttactAATGCACCGTCCTCCAAGAAGTCCGCTAAACGTGAGCCTCCCCATGCCCTGGTAGGTATggtaaagtatattttaatacttgaacattgaaatatacattttatacaaatatacttataatatatataaatataaatataaatatactttacacaaacaaaagtaaagtgaagtgtgtgtgtgtgacgtctctgatgagcaagcagggcgacggtggcaaggaaaaactccctgagatggtgataggaagaaaccttgagaggaagcagactcaacagagaacccatcctcatatgggtttacactgtagtgtgtgtgtgtgtgtgtacaatgtgtgttggtgtagtccatggaaaacagctgaagcgtcttcgtggcagtatgaagcattgccggtggacaggtccagagtgaagggggggaggtctggattaccagcagctcaggagtgatgctcatctggtccagagcgtaggggggtctggatcaccggcagctcaggagtgtagcttggcagaaagagaaggaaagtggttaggtacactcagtcaccgtgtggagataaaactcaacatccacgagtcccccagatctactcctttgtctaaaacactagtcgctaaatgctaagttaaataaataagtcttcaacctcgacttaaacactgagaccgtgtctgcttcacgtacattaactgggaggctattccataattttggggcttggtaagagaaagctctgcccccctgccgtggttttggcaatgcgtggtactgatagacagcctgcatccttagagcgaagtaggcgcggcggaacgtaaggtactaacatatcgcttaaatactgcggagcgagacagtttaatgctttataggttaggagtaatattttaaaatcgatgcggaatcttactgggagccagtgtaatgtagataagactggcgtgatatgctcatacttcctagtcctagtaaggaccctcgctgctgcgttctgaactatcttaTTTATACAGCTTATTTATacatctagacgaacatccagatagtaaagcattacagtaatctaatctggacgtgataaatgcatggactagtttttcagcatcacttagcaaAAGTATATTactaatcttagcgatatttctgaggtggaaaaatgctaacctgcttacattatctacatgcgactcaaatgagagattagagtctataatcacaccgagatcttttactgttagactacttgaaacagagagaccatctaaagtaacagtgtgatctttaaacctacttctagcggcttgtggtcccagtaccagaacctctgttttttctgggtttagcaggagaaagttgcttagcatccagtctcttatgtctatcgcacatgcctcaactttctttaactggctattctcatctggcctagctgagacgtataactgtgtgtcatcagcataacaatggaagctaatattatgtttatggattgttttacctaaagggagcatgtataacatgaaaagcagtgggcctaagactgaaccctgcggaacgccatattctactcgataacgtgctgagtggtcaccgtttacatctacaaactgataacgatcagttaaataagatctaaaccagtcgagggctgagcccttaattcctacgaccttttccagtctgtgaagaaggatattatggttgatagtgtcgaacgctgcgctaaggtcgagtaaaattaatagactaatgcaaccccgatcagaggctaatagcaagtcattgattactttgactaatgctgtctctgtgctgtggtggggcctgaaacctgactgataaagttcatagatattattactttgtagatatgaaattagctgctgcgctactaccttctctagtattttagatagaaagggaaggtttgaaatcggcctatagttagttaagtcgttagggtcaaggtctggtttctttACTAGTGgcttaataacagctaatttaagtgattttggaacgtacccattgctcagtgaggagttaactattttaagcaggggttcagttCCAACTAttacggttccaactatttgcttaagaagacgtgttggtacCGGATCTAACAGACAGGTTGATAATCATTGTGAGATCTTTACTCTTCGCTATCTTAAAATACTGTATTACACTGAGGTAACTTAGTAATTACAGAATGATGCTTTTTACCAAGATGAAGTAATAAACTAGTCTTACATGAAGCTGCTCTTTCCACAGCCCGGAGGTCCATATAACAAATATCCCTGTCTGTACGGGATCCCTacaaaaaatcaaatatttattaaggACTCAGAGATTGAAACGTACTAATATTCAGAGACTGATTCAATAGATTAAGTAACTGTTATGGCATACCTCTGTCATTATACCACTTTGGATTGCTAATAAATTCTTTTACATCATCCACAATCCTCTCAGCTATTCCATTCTCCAGGACGACAGAGGACAAAGGGCGCCGACGACGGGGGAAGCCAAAAGGCCTCCACTCTGTACCAATAGCAGTGTACATCACAGTGCGGCCTTCTTCCTGCTTCAGAGCCAGCTCTCGTGCTACAAACAACAAATCAATCGGTctggttattaaaaataaagacctACTTCATGAAAGAGGTCAACATTAGCAGGTAAAGTAGAAATCATTGTATCAATACCATTGATTAAATAACTTGTACATAACTTATAAATAACTTATATTTAAAGTCTGTATAAAATTGTGGCCCAGTGCTTGAATAATAGAAAAGGGTTATTGCAGCCTACATGTGACTTGTCCTATGCATATATCTGgtatatatcatatatctcTCCCTACCTTCCTGCAGTATGTTGAAGAAGATTTGCCGGTCCCTGCCAAAGGCTGTAAAGGTGACAAATTCCCAAGGTGTTCCTGTGTGCAGATCCACCATCTGCTTTTCTCTGGTCCTCTCCACTCTTATCCATTTTCTGCCATACCTAATAAAAAAAGCGGgctatttattacattattcattcattcgtttcaTTTTCCAAACAGCCAGGACAGTTAATTCAGCAACATGAATCTCGCAATGTATATTGGGTACCGCACAGATTCCCAATCCTGGAGACCCCTGCCTTACactgttttagtgtttttccttcTCTACCATATAGTACATGCTCCTAATCAAATCAGCTAATTAAGCTTCCTTCCTGAGCTGTGTGTTAGAACagggaaaacaataaaatgtacagGAGTGCGGTTACAACAGGACCAGAGTTGGGAACCTGTGTGGTAACAGATATAAGTTGCAACCCTTTTCTTATCTACAGAATTTCAAGGCACTCGTGAGTATAATCTGctttaataaacagattatactCACGAGTGAATTTAAATTTTGTAGATAAGATAAATATGGTAAATATTGTTAAGACAAGCCTGATGACACCTCTGACAAATGTGATGCCTCACCAAGTGATGTGATTTCCAGGACTTGGGTGGAAATCAAACTGTGTGTAGACCCGTCCACTCTCATGCCGCATGTAGGGGTTGTCCTTCAAAGCCCCAAGAAAATCAGAAAAGGTCATTATTTGGCTGTGTAGAAGTTCTCACTCAGTAATTAGGAGCAGTATTGCTTCTCCTCTCGACTGTGcattctgaaaaacaaaacattggaacacaaacacacatttataatagCTAACAAAATACTGAAATAGTCTTGAGAGGGCTTCTCCTGCAATGTGCAccatcagccataacataaaaaccactgacaggtgaggtgaataacattgattatctcattacagtggcagcTGTCAAGagatgggatatattaggcagcaagtgaacagtcagttcttgatgttgatatgttggaagcaggaaaaatgggcaagcacaaggatctgagcgacattgacaagggccaaattgtgatgtttagaggactgggtcagagcatctccaaaacggcaggtcttgtggggtgttcccggtatgcagagGTTAGaatctaccaaaagtggtccaagcaAAGGCCAACTCGTGAACTTGCGACAGGGTTATGGGCTCCCAAGACTcattgatgcacatggggaACGAAGGCTAACCCATCTGGTCCGACCTCACAGAAGAGtcactgtagcacaaattgctgaaaaagttaaggctggctatgatagaaaggtgtcaggacacacagtgcatcataGCTGCAGAtgggtcagagtgcccatgttgacccctgtccaccgctgaGTGTGCCTACAACGGGCACTTGAGtgtcagaactggaccatggagcaatggaagaaggtggcctggtctgttgaaacacattttattttacatcgaTTTATTTTACATCGTGTGGACAGCCGGGTACATGTCTCTTACCTGGGGAAGAtttggcaccaggatgcactatgtgTAGAAGGCAAGCcgacagaggcagtgtgatactctgggcaatgttctgctgggaaaccttgggttctggcattTTAAGCATAGATAGTTTGAGAATATCCTCTCAAACAGATCTGGATGGCAGAAAAGGAAAATCAGAACATTTATTATGCATAAATTTGTGAGTTTGAAGATATCCATAGAAGGAAGAAGGTAGTAATTGGAACTTGGCTGAGAGATCAGTAAAGGTGATCTGTCTATCAAAAAGTGAAAAGTCTATCAATGTATAAATCCACCGATGTCTAGGATAGCCCCTGCACGCTCCAGAGCCTCCAGCATCTCTCGGGGCCTGCAGCACCCCGCATGTCTACGGCCTTTCGCTCTTTGGGCGGCAGAGCCCTCAGGATCTGGCCCATGGCCACCCTCTCGAAGATCTTGGTGGCAGAGAGGATCTCAGTTTGTAGCCACCTTTTGGCGGTGCACAACAGGACATCCACATGGCTGAGAGTGGTGTCTTTCTGGTTGTAAACTCTGCCACCGCACTGGTCAGGGAAAGGCCGCAGCATACGAGGTTCTCCTTTTTCAAGAGGTCATACTGGGCAGCTTCGTCAGGGGGAAGTGCTTGGTAGGCCATCTGGGCCTCcccagagagaaagggagggaggggcCCAGTCCTCCCTGGGCCAGATCTCCCACTGGGCAACTGGCTCGAATGTGAGCAGAAAGGCCTCAACGTCATCATCCTTGGTGAGCTTGGTGAGGAGACGCTGGGCCTCTCGGCAGGGGTCGGGGAGGGGGACTGCAGTGGCGGGTGGTCCTTTCCTCAGCCCTGCTGGAGATTCCCATGAAAAAACTGCTGACACACTGTATCCATTCTGAGTTTGGGATCTGTTTTCATGCCCGCATCCTCCACCCCTGTAGCAACTCGCGAACACAGGAGGGCGGAACACTGACATCAGGAGACAGAGGGTTGAGGGGAGTGTGCTTTTTATTTGTGCAGTAGGTGCAGCAAGCAGGTGgatgtgtgggtgagtgtggcTGGTGAAGTGGAGTAAGCTCTGGGTCGTCCCAGAGCTGGGTGCGGCACGCTGGAGGTAGCAGCAGGGCAGTGGGATGTGCAGGGCATGGTGGTGAAGTTTGGCGACTGGGAGTCTGGGCTTGTCATCCTCGCTGACATCGGCTTCTATGAAGAGAGTAGAAAGGGAAAAAATTAGTATATGGTATCTCCTTACACCGTCTGCCTTGAGAGCGGCCGCTGGCCCCTTTTGTACTCTCAAGTCTTCTGCTGGAGGGTAGATTAGCATCACCGCAATCATTGGCTGCCAGCTGTATTGAACTCCTACGCTCCGCCTTGCAGCCACGTGTTCTCAGGCTGTCCAAAATAACAGGGGTGCTGAACTGGCGCTGTCCATTCAGCACCCTGGCAGCAGTCGTGCGAGGAGTATTGTGCAAATTTTTTCGCGGGTTGCCAGCCCGCCGTCATACTATCTAACAGAGGTGGgtaatttttaagtaaaattcTTTAAATGATTGAGCAATATACACCTAGGATGTGCACCTAGGTACACATTCAGATAAAGATAAACAAAATGGTAATATGGCATTGGGAGAAAGCTTGGCTTTGTTACTTATAAGGAAGAACACACATTTTgagaaaattaattttattaccTGAGAACCTACCAAAACATCTTAATATGTCAATGATTTGGGGTATAGAGGATGTTGGAACTGATATGAATTGTTAAATCACAGGTTGTCAGCATAACAAACACTCCATTACCTGTTCCCCTCCTCCATATGCCTTGAAAGTTAGTAGTTGTTTTAGGCATAATTGATAGGGGTTCAATAGCTATTGAGAATAAAACCAGACTAAGGAGGCGACCTTGTCTTGTAGCTCTGGAGAGAGAAAAGTAATCAGAATTTATCTTGTTGGTTGTCACATAGACTTTAGAAGTAAATTTTGAACCCAATCCAAGCTGTCTCTACcgcaaacatacagtatataacatattatacacaaacatacagtataataacctCAGGCAGCTCAGAGGGAGAGGGTGAGTATATGACACTAAGAGtatttgaaaatgaattgtGGCCTTACAAAAATCCTGTTTGATCAGTAGAAATCACAagaatttgtgatttttttctaatttagtTGGGAGGAGTTTTGCAGAGATCTTTATATCCACATTCAAAAGCAAGAAGGATCTGTATGAACTACATTCCACCAGGTCTTTCCCAGGTGTTAAAAGGAGTGTTATAGAGGCTTCAGTTAAAGTCTGTGGTAAACAGCCAATCTTCAGTGCATTATTATACATTTGCAGAAGCAGAGTGGCAAATTTACTCGACTTTTTTGTAAAACTCGATTGGATATCTGCTTGGGGCTTTACTAGTATGTCATTAGAATTTTTCAGGGTTCCACTTATTTTCAGActtttataaaaatcacatcaaATGTCCTATTCATTTGcatctgagtgagtgtgtgtctggaaCAATGGAATGGAGGCATGTTGCTTCAGTCGTTTTACTTCATAGCCTCCAAACAGGAACAGAGTATACACATTCAGTTgctttgtttctctgttttacacacacacacacacacacacacacacacacacacacacatacacacacacaggctggcTTATCCAGGCAACATGTTCAGCTCATACTTGTTTAAAGTAGGACCAAAAACTGGCATTGTATTAATTAAGCATATAGttggttaataagacaaaatcaaCCCCAGTCTTCTCTGACATGGTGAATGCTGTAGGACGTAAATTGTATATGCAAAAGTAGCATCTTCTTCCCGGGAGAAGAAAGGATCTCTGGGGGCTGCATATCAGATAGGGACCAGAAACCACTGGTTTGAGAAGAGAAATATGAATTACAGATCAGATTCCATAAAATGGAGGCTACATCACTGGATtgatttgatatattttatatatttgaggCTGTGCTTACAACATGGAAACCTGAGACTGAGGTCCTGGGTTGACAACCAGACATCATGTTGAGGTTGATCATTGGGACCCCTTATCATGTCTACTGTCCACCTTCTATGTTTGTGCCTGGCTTGCTGGATGGGTCTCTAGCCCTATGCACTCAACATTCCTGAGGCATTTTTCCATGACTAAAACAATAGAAAATCTGGGTACTCAACTCACTTATGTCAGAAGTCTAAAGGCAATTGCTGTATtccttaaataaatgtttgaaatgcaaaattatataacacaaattcaattcagttcagttcaattttatttgttcagcacttttaacaaGTGTCATTGTTACAAAGAAGCTTTTTTTATATTGGGAATATATAAATCCTtattgagcaagccagaggtgatagtGACAATGAGAAACTCCCTGAAACGGAATAAGTAAGAAATCTTTAGAGGAAGAAGACTCAAAATGaacccatcatcatcatcatgacatTGTCTGTTTTCATTCACAAGGCCTTTGTCCTTCTTAGAGTGGCTCTAAGTGGATAAATCCTTCTGCTCCAGAAAATGAAAACTGCCTGGTCTGTCTGCCACAAGCAACGTGCAGTTGATTACATTGACCTACTGCTGACATCCAGCTTCACTTAAAACAACTTTAATATCTAggtgataaaaacaaaaacactgtgaATTTCTGATCAGATTGGAGgacatattaaaatattaaatatatcttaCTATGGACAGTACATATTCGGAGTTGACTTTTACATCAATGTTTCCACGTGGAAAATTTTCTGTATTCAGACTTGGGTTATACAGGTGTTTAACTTGAATTTTATAATTGCCCCATGCACCctacaataatttttttgtgtgcacTTCAAATCTCCTATGTTGTCTGATTTTTCTAGTATGTAGCTTTTGGGACAGGAATATATACTCTTTATGCTAATGTCTATAAAGTTATGCACTTAAAGAAAAGTTAAGCACTTTCCTTTAAGCCTAAAAAAATTGATTgagagaaaatgcagactgataAAGTGGACTGCTTTCATTATGCTATTTTGAGTATTTTACTCATGCTGATATCATACAAGAAAAACAGGATTAAATTCAAGGTCAGAATCACACAAAATTGTTACATATTGCTGgcacatctcacacacaattGATTAAGTATTGCCTATGTAtgtagttacatctgaggtctgagTAACAATATGCATCATTTTGGTAATAAGACCTCAATGCACAGTGACCATAGAGAAAAAATGTCCTCCAATGATGACATCACTTTCTGACAAAAGacatccatttatagtaacaaTTGGGTACAttctaaatataataataaattagtattaataaaattaataaaataatacaataaagtacTATATTCAAACAGTAAGTGACATTTCCATTTATGGTAAATGTCTAAACTGCCTAGCATATGATTTGAGTACAACTCTGCATTGTACAATAAATGGTGAAATGTAATGGAAACAACTGCATGTTAAGGctattatatagtataatacTTATGTAGAATGTAAACAtgcttatatcacagcactgttaaattctccattctgatgggtcagaaggtgttgattaattttcttttactgCAACTCTGATAAGAGttcagctgcaaggtttatattaatgtgattgTTCATACATATGGACAtatatggtggacactccatataaatgtattttaaaacatgtaatatTGTTTTAACAAGTCCAGTCTCTGTGATTTGTAACTCTCAGAGATAAAGCTCTTCATTTAAGTATCTAtcacttcaattttttttaagcagtccAGAATGAATTGCACTGTTATAAATAGGAAAATTTGTACaactaacaaacacacagagacacacacacacaggaccaTAGGCTAAGCCCTTCATATCTCAATATTCAGTCCAAGCAGTCATGTCTACTCTGGAAGGGAACTTATCATCCTTTCTCATCCATTCCTCCTGCAGCTCCACACTACATAGTGAAATGCTCTACATGTTACCAGCCCTTACCTTAAACATGGGGCCATAAAGCTGCTAACTAAAGAAaagatggaaaataaatatagGTTAGAATTAGTCTGCCTCATAGGTGACAGATGTATCTAAAACCACCACTTCTGGATaaacactttatggccaaaatattgtatacagtatgtgaacacctgaccatccaCCTACATGTGTCTCTTACcatgctctcctgtccaaattttcatctgaagtgacttctgctaagactgccttctacaaagaaaagctggaatcctctgcacaaTATCCTCaaaagctccacaacatcttttcttcactactcaaaCCACCGACTCCTCCTGttccatcctccctgactgctgaagactttgccactttttatgatgagaagacTAGAAAAATCTGCTAGACATTCACTTCTACCcctactcctacactacacactgaggattctccttctgATTTGTTGatacagttttctaaactaacaacagaagagatcctgcaaatcatcttatcctgcaatcctaccacctgcccattggatccaatccctttcacaatgctccagaccatctctcatctctcaccactatcatcaatggctccataacatctggtcatgtaccaacctcattcaagagagcaaaagttattcccatcctgaagaaactcactctagatccctctgacatcagcaactactgaccggtatcacttctctcttttctttctaaaacccttgaaggAACAGTCTACcatcagctgtcttgctatctctcacagaacaacctccaagatcccaatcagtctggcttcaaaccggcacactccacagagactgcccttttggccgtcactgagaagctacatgctgcagtcctcatcctccttgtcctttcagcagcgtttgacacagtgaaccacaagactctcttgtcgaccctcatgagcctaggaattcgtggtgcagcatggcaatggttggCTTCCTACCTGCAAGGTCTGTCATATCAGGtaacatggaggggatccacatctgctcctcgcagactctccactggtgttccacaaggctcagtacttggtcctctcctgttctccctctatactcaatctcttggtgcagtcatatcctcacatgagttttcataccactgctatgcagatgacactcaactcatcctctccttccctccctcagacactcatgtttctgctcggatatcggcatgtctggcagacatctcatcatggatgacagctcatcagatgaaacttaatcccaccaaaactgatctgctgttcatcccaggtgattcatccccatctcaggatcttgcaatctccctagacaattctctgatctcgccttcatttactgcacgcaaccttggggtaaccatggacaatcaactgtccttctcctctcacattgcttaTCTGACACgatcatgtcgatttctccttcaTAACATCAGAataattcgtccatttctttccacacaggccacacaggtgcttgttcagtcccttgtcatttcaagactggactactgcaaatCACTCCTGGCaggccattcgtcctctgcaactgatccaaaatgcagctgcacgattggttttcaaccttcctaaattttcccacaccaccatTGCTATGctctccctccactggcttcctgtagctgcccgcatcagatttaaaacactgatgcttgcctacacagccaaaaacggaccagcgcccacttatctcaaagcacttatcacacctcgcgaggcaccacgctccctccgatcctctagcactgctcgactggtcccaccatctctcagggtacaaggaaggcatgcatcgagactcttctcttttctggcaccaaggtggtggaatgaacttgccctagatgtccgaacagctgagtcactggcagtcttcaaacgacgtctaaagacttacctcttcataaagtacttaagttagcacttacaagaaaaaagttttggactgatggtattcctagtttgtgacctagtgagccaatatcagaatgtaatttgatagacttcaaagcacttttgtaagtcgctctggataagggcatctgccaaatgccataaatgtaaatgtaaatgtgctttttgaacattccaaaccaatggcattaatatggatttaAAATTCcctattttaccttttttttattattcatttcttgTATACTTCACTCTTGGATCTTCAGTATGGGGGTCAAGTCTTCTATGGCAAAGCCGAAAAACCCACAGAACTCCAATTCTTTCCCATTTTCTACAGTTTTTCACTTCTCAAAAATCACTGTATGACAGTATAGGCTGAATTTGCAAGCAGTGTTACATTAACTAacaagcataaaaaaaacagaccacaGAAATGTTCCCATGCATGCCAAGCCTACCATACCCACAGCTCATGCATTCGCTTGTAGTACCATTTAAAGATCATCCTCTACAGTAATGTGGGAAGAGTGATCTCAGAGAGGTCAGCTTCAGTCCTGATGTTCTCAGGAGGGACAGAATCTGTAGCATTTCTTCCTGCCTTTCTCTGTATGTCCAGACTGGCTGTTATGGGTCTAAGGAACACAGGAATAGCTGTTGTCTCAGTCCTACACAAAGCTAGACATCCCGCTTTTAATGGAGTTGGAAGCTGGAATGTGCAGCTTGTGTTTCACTGGGAAGCAAAAGGAAGTAAAGACAATACcttgtaaaaaatggctgtaattcctaaacagttaatgcaatatttttgttaaacccattga includes these proteins:
- the LOC117597323 gene encoding mitochondrial chaperone BCS1-like gives rise to the protein MTFSDFLGALKDNPYMRHESGRVYTQFDFHPSPGNHITWYGRKWIRVERTREKQMVDLHTGTPWEFVTFTAFGRDRQIFFNILQEARELALKQEEGRTVMYTAIGTEWRPFGFPRRRRPLSSVVLENGIAERIVDDVKEFISNPKWYNDRGIPYRQGYLLYGPPGCGKSSFIYTPELPVIQTPLRSGPDEHHS